One part of the Neodiprion virginianus isolate iyNeoVirg1 chromosome 3, iyNeoVirg1.1, whole genome shotgun sequence genome encodes these proteins:
- the LOC124301432 gene encoding calmodulin-lysine N-methyltransferase isoform X1, with protein MEGLDIGSRKLEVNANREKMAGTKKTEMINRAQRRWRLLARALTRSPEPQEDAEELEPDPISVRRFTNFGLVNAAALENIIGDRESTWYSYAATIDRKCFAVDVREVNKSFTANELIGFNNTGNICVWPSEECLAHYLLSNRDICRGKTVLELGGGMSCLAGVFVAKYCKPTAVTLTDGNVTSVDNARCIVARNKLDTFIDCRVVQWERAAKDLRQDDVNANHVRQTWSTDWNQPESRRTSQAGLYDVILSADCLFFDEARLDLVETIFGWLAEDGIALIVAPRRGSTFEKFTEAAIERGFTARQREFYDPRVWSRHLELVEHSQEYCPDIHYPLLLELTKKQIKAPG; from the exons ATGGAGGGCTTGGATATTGGGTCGAGAAAATTGGAGGTGAACGCGAACCGCGAGAAGATGGCGGGAACTAAGAAAACGGAAATGATAAATCGGGCGCAGCGGCGATGGCGTCTCTTGGCGAGAGCGTTGACGAGATCGCCGGAGCCGCAGGAAGACGCCGAGGAGTTAGAACCTGACCCGATTTCCGTGAGACGGTTCACCAACTTCGGCTTGGTGAACGCGGCGGCGTTGGAGAACATTATCGGGGATCGTGAATCGACGTGGTATTCGTACGCGGCGACGATAGACCGGAAGTGCTTCGCTGTCGACGTCAGAGAGGTGAACAAGAGCTTCACGGCGAACGAGCTGATCGGCTTCAACAACACGGGCAACATTTGCGTGTGGCCGTCGGAGGAGTGCTTGGCTCATTATTTGCTGAGCAATCGGGATATTTGCCGGGGAAAAACGGTCCTCGAACTTGGCGGAGGGATGAGCTGCCTTGCCGGAGTCTTTGTCGCCAAGTACTGTAAACCTACGGCCGTCACCCTGACCGACGGCAATGTCACCTCCGTTGATAATGCCAGGTGTATCGTCGCCAGGAACAAATTGGACACCTTTATAGATTGTCGTGTCGTTCAGTGGGAAAGGGCAGCCAAGGATCTGAGGCAGGACGACGTCAACGCCAATCATGTTCGTCAG ACGTGGTCGACGGACTGGAACCAGCCGGAATCCCGGCGCACGTCTCAGGCCGGACTCTACGACGTGATCCTCAGCGCGGACTGTCTCTTTTTCGACGAGGCTCGGCTGGACCTGGTCGAAACGATATTCGGATGGCTGGCTGAGGACGGAATTGCGCTGATAGTGGCGCCGAGGCGAGGTTcgacttttgaaaaatttacggaAGCCGCGATCGAGCGGGGCTTCACGGCCAGGCAGCGGGAATTCTACGACCCTCGAGTTTGGTCGAGGCACCTGGAGCTCGTTGAGCACAGCCAAGAATACTGCCCGGACATCCATTACCCGCTGCTTCTCGAGCTGACCAAGAAGCAAATCAAGGCACCCGGATGA
- the LOC124301432 gene encoding calmodulin-lysine N-methyltransferase isoform X2, with amino-acid sequence MEGLDIGSRKLEVNANREKMAGTKKTEMINRAQRRWRLLARALTRSPEPQEDAEELEPDPISVRRFTNFGLVNAAALENIIGDRESTWYSYAATIDRKCFAVDVREVNKSFTANELIGFNNTGNICVWPSEECLAHYLLSNRDICRGKTVLELGGGMSCLAGVFVAKYCKPTAVTLTDGNVTSVDNARCIVARNKLDTFIDCRVVQWERAAKDLRQDDVNANHTWSTDWNQPESRRTSQAGLYDVILSADCLFFDEARLDLVETIFGWLAEDGIALIVAPRRGSTFEKFTEAAIERGFTARQREFYDPRVWSRHLELVEHSQEYCPDIHYPLLLELTKKQIKAPG; translated from the exons ATGGAGGGCTTGGATATTGGGTCGAGAAAATTGGAGGTGAACGCGAACCGCGAGAAGATGGCGGGAACTAAGAAAACGGAAATGATAAATCGGGCGCAGCGGCGATGGCGTCTCTTGGCGAGAGCGTTGACGAGATCGCCGGAGCCGCAGGAAGACGCCGAGGAGTTAGAACCTGACCCGATTTCCGTGAGACGGTTCACCAACTTCGGCTTGGTGAACGCGGCGGCGTTGGAGAACATTATCGGGGATCGTGAATCGACGTGGTATTCGTACGCGGCGACGATAGACCGGAAGTGCTTCGCTGTCGACGTCAGAGAGGTGAACAAGAGCTTCACGGCGAACGAGCTGATCGGCTTCAACAACACGGGCAACATTTGCGTGTGGCCGTCGGAGGAGTGCTTGGCTCATTATTTGCTGAGCAATCGGGATATTTGCCGGGGAAAAACGGTCCTCGAACTTGGCGGAGGGATGAGCTGCCTTGCCGGAGTCTTTGTCGCCAAGTACTGTAAACCTACGGCCGTCACCCTGACCGACGGCAATGTCACCTCCGTTGATAATGCCAGGTGTATCGTCGCCAGGAACAAATTGGACACCTTTATAGATTGTCGTGTCGTTCAGTGGGAAAGGGCAGCCAAGGATCTGAGGCAGGACGACGTCAACGCCAATCAT ACGTGGTCGACGGACTGGAACCAGCCGGAATCCCGGCGCACGTCTCAGGCCGGACTCTACGACGTGATCCTCAGCGCGGACTGTCTCTTTTTCGACGAGGCTCGGCTGGACCTGGTCGAAACGATATTCGGATGGCTGGCTGAGGACGGAATTGCGCTGATAGTGGCGCCGAGGCGAGGTTcgacttttgaaaaatttacggaAGCCGCGATCGAGCGGGGCTTCACGGCCAGGCAGCGGGAATTCTACGACCCTCGAGTTTGGTCGAGGCACCTGGAGCTCGTTGAGCACAGCCAAGAATACTGCCCGGACATCCATTACCCGCTGCTTCTCGAGCTGACCAAGAAGCAAATCAAGGCACCCGGATGA
- the LOC124301433 gene encoding post-GPI attachment to proteins factor 2 codes for MEKSSRFGSEYIPLVSETSTRLRLLIPFSKIAWFTVSLPFLGFAFCVCWSVLYNFKEATFTHCEVYNFLPSISAAIGHYKPQSDVWKAAIAIQAHTRVLVLIMYYRHYKETVYKWAQFVAHIALAAYAIENTALVTLSFWSSHDNYALHKLSFITFLIMSLLHMSLSCVITRSCRSPAKDAVEASSFKWKWRMLFANVSSILLACYFFYRHNKYCEANVYSLFAMSEYMVVLTNMGFHMTAAWDFAGRKFLVSLKGLRII; via the exons ATGGAGAAATCATCCAGATTTGGCTCCGAGTACATTCCTCTTGTCAGCGAAACATCTACAAGGTTACGTTTGCTGATACCTTTTTCGAAGATCGCCTGGTTCACCGTTTCCCTTCCATTCTTAGGTTTCGCCTTCTGTGTCTGCTGGTCTGTGCTGTACAATTTCAAAGAAGCTACTTTCACACACTGCGAG GTGTACAATTTTCTTCCATCAATTTCTGCCGCCATAGGACACTATAAGCCTCAAAGCGACGTCTGGAAGGCGGCAATTGCCATCCAAGCACACACCAGGGTACTCGTTCTGATTATGTACTATCGACACTATAAGGAAACGGTATATAAGTGGGCGCAGTTTGTTGCCCATATAGCTCTGGCTGCTTATGCGATCGAAAACACTGCCTTAGTTACCTTAAGTTTTTGGTCTTCGCATGACAATTATG ctCTTCACAAGTTATCGTTCATCACCTTCTTGATAATGTCTTTGCTGCACATGAGCTTGTCGTGCGTGATAACGAGGAGTTGTAGAAGCCCAGCTAAAGATGCGGTTGAAGCAAGTTCATTCAAATGGAAATGGCGTATGCTGTTCGCTAATGTGTCTTCGATACTATTGGCATGCTATTTTTTCTACAGGCACAATAAATACTGCGAGGCGAACG TGTACTCTCTCTTTGCCATGTCAGAGTATATGGTTGTTCTGACCAACATGGGATTTCACATGACTGCGGCTTGGGATTTCGCAGGAAGGAAATTTTTAGTATCTTTAAAGGGACTGAGAATAATCTGA